In a genomic window of Nyctibius grandis isolate bNycGra1 chromosome 4, bNycGra1.pri, whole genome shotgun sequence:
- the LOC137662409 gene encoding tumor necrosis factor receptor superfamily member 10A-like: MGAGGLAALLLVTLLMMPGTEAEDCGEGEYLHEGRCCLSCPAGTYVAQHCSAPHLRGRCDNCAEGESYTAHENGLEECLSCRQCKDDQITLRPCTLTHDTECQCKQGYFCPAEGCEICQRCSTMCPEGKEIVQNCNATMDLGCGFSGQGGTALVWTVVIIVVVVGLLLFFVIRKLKSNKAASTDKDAEKGLESEGSTESLILPEVETPASNTANPESENSGESTEGQVQTNINLEVKNISPEENSEVLSEQGTILHRGWRCHMEGCWRRFAKSSLSAKNGQNPAFHQNVLSNVASGRMPANRLVQELKCRIIVKDLSQKELRDSFWAFINEVPQKKWKRLMRTHLQENDIVKIIHDFPNDIEEQSYQMLLTWKNTLGEKQSIIKLLDELRYLDTKAYDNVLNTLKSNNIITKLEATD; the protein is encoded by the exons ATGGGAGCCGGAGGGCTGGCggctctgctgctg GTTACACTGCTGATGATGCCTGGAACCGAAGCAGAGGACTGTGGGGAGGGAGAATACTTACATGAAGGTCGCTGCTGCCTGTCTTGTCCAGCAG GTACTTACGTTGCTCAGCACTGCAGTGCTCCGCATTTGAGAGGAAGGTGTGACAATTGCGCTGAAGGAGAGAGTTATACCGCTCACGAGAACGGCTTGGAAGAATGCTTGTCGTGCAGGCAGTGCAAAGATG atcagATAACTTTGAGACCCTGTACTCTGACACACGATACTGAATGCCAATGCAAACAAGGGTatttctgccctgctgagggCTGTGAAATATGTCAGAGATGCAGTACAAT GTGTCCggaagggaaagaaattgtGCAGAATTGCAATGCTACTATGGACCTGGGATGTGGCTTTTCCGGTCAAG gagGCACAGCTCTTGTTTGGACTGTCGTGATTATTGTGGTGGTTGTTGgtttgttgctgttctttgtAATTAGAAAGCTGAAGAGTAATAAAG CTGCTTCAACTGATAAAGATGCAGAGAAAGGTCTG GAATCTGAGGGCAGTACTGAAAGCCTCATTTTACCAGAAGTGGAGACACCTGCAAGTAACACAGCCAACCCAGAGAGTGAGAACTCTGGGGAGAGCACAGAGGGCCAAGTGCAAACCAACATTAACTTGGAAGTAAAAAACATATCACCAGAGGAAAACAGTGAGGTGCTTTCTGAGCAAGGCACCATCCTGCACAGGGGCTGGAGATGCCACATGGAAGGGTGCTGGAGGAGGTTTGCCAAGTCTTCACTATCAGCAAAAAATGGGCAGAATCCTGCTTTTCATCAGAATGTCCTGTCTAATGTAGCAAGTGGTAGGATGCCAGCAAATCGTTTG GTACAAGAACTAAAGTGTCGAATAATTGTTAAAGATCTGTCTCAAAAAG aactgaGAGATAGCTTTTGGGCCTTTATAAACGAAGTACCACAGAAAAAATGGAAGCGGCTTATGAGAACTCATCTGCAGGAAAATGATATTGTTAAAATTATTCATGACTTTCCTAATGATATAGAAGAGCAATCTTATCAGATGCTTCTCACCTGGAAAAACACACTGGGAGAGAAACAATCTATTATAAAGTTACTGGATGAGTTAAGGTATCTAGATACCAAGGCTTATGATAACGTAttgaatactttaaaaagtaataacatTATAACTAAATTAGAAGCTACAGATTAA